The Triticum urartu cultivar G1812 chromosome 5, Tu2.1, whole genome shotgun sequence genome contains the following window.
TTCTTCCATACGCCATATATGTGCATATAATTTTCTACAACATAATACACCATATATTTGCACTAATTCTTCCATACACCATATATATGTGCGTACATATCCTAACCAAATTCATAGCACTTTTATAATAATTTTATATCATACATATTGTAAGCCATACATATCCTAAATCACACTAATCCTTACATTATCACACCAAAATCCACTATTCATTTCAACCAAAGGATGAACTAGGGTTTCATCCAAATCAATCAAATGGAGAGATTTCAACCAATAGAAagaggggaaagggaggagaatACCTTGAGGATTCGAAGGGCAACCGGATCCACCGATCTTCGGCTCAGATCCGCAGCTCTTGAGTGGGGAGAGGGAGGGGCGATTTGAGGGGCGCCATGGGTGGGGAAAGAACAACGAGAGAAGAGAAAGAAAGAACAGAGAGCAGAGAGGCTCGGGCGGCGATGTAGTGAAGGGGTATGGCGCCCCGGGGTGGGGCGTCGTGGTACAGCCCATAGCGCCCTGGGCCGAGGCGTCATGGGCCCAAGGCCAGGCCGACGTGGCAGTCAGCGCCGACGCGCACGGCGCCGTTGACCAAGGCGTTATGTTATCTAGTATGGCGCCCCGGGCGCGGGCATCATGCGGTTAGGGCTATTTtatgaaatattttcaaaatAAGGCCATTTTGTGCTGAACTTTGGTCAAAGAACCAGTTTTGTGTTTTTTCACGATGGCTGGTTCTTTTTTTTTTTAGAGTACGCAATTCTTTTATAAAAGAAGGAGAACAAAATTTACAAGATTGCTGCTCCTCTTGTTACAAACAAATCAGTAGGCGGTAGGTAAAAAAATCAGTAGGCGGCAATATCATCATCATAAAAAAATGCAGAACCCTTCTTCTCCTGTCAGGACTCCCGGTTCGCCAGCAGCTTCTTGGTTCCCACGTCACTGTCATCCGCTTCCGTTTCGAAGAGTTCGAACCGCTCGTCGCCGTCGCCACCCTCCTCGATCAGCTCCATGTGCTGCAGCTCCGACCCGATCAGCGACTGCATCCGCGCGCGCTCCCTGTCCCGCGGGTAGGTGCGGTACAGCAGCGAGTATATGAGCGCGCACACCGTCATGGGGATCGTGATGGCCGTGTACAGCGCCTTGGCCAGCGACGCCGCGTTCTCCCGGTCCCTCTCGGCGGTGGCTTTGCCTGCGCCGCCGTCCGCCAGTCTGAACCCGTAGaggtgctgcgacaggaagcccACGGCCGGCGGCGCGAACGAGGCCAGGATCGACTCGAACGACCTGTCGAGCGCGTAGATGCTCGTTCTTGATTTCACCGGCACGATCTCCGCGAAGATCGGGCTGCAGTGCACACCAAGCAAAATGAAGTGAAGATTCTCTTTGTACTTGAGCAAATTCAGGGGGAATGTGCAGGTTTCATCGTCTACCTGTTGGTCGCGGCTGCATTCCAGGAGATGATGAGTCCCATGACGAAGAGGACGAGCCCGTGCGCGAGGCCGGTGGACGGGTCATCCGGGAGGCCGAGGAGCAGGATGCCGGCGAGAGGCACGGCCGAGCCGGCGCTGATCTGCGACAGCACGATCCTCCCGGCGTTCGGGTACCGCCGGGCGAGGGCGTCGCCCATCTtgccgccgaggaggccgccCAGGGACGTCGCGACGGCGAACATGGTCGTGTAGACGGCGGTATCCCCGTGGCTGAACCCGATGAGCTCCAGCCACATGGACAGGAACGACAACGCCGACCACGGGAACGAGCCGCTCACGCCCTGCGCCACGAAGATCTGGAACGTCGGGATCTGGATCACCGACTTGGCCTCCCTGAGCAGCTCCCTGGCCTCGTCCCACGCGGACCGTTTCTCCGCCGCCGACGCTACGTCCGTCCGGAAGTTGGGGTCGACGGCGAAGAACCACACGAGGGCGCCCACGACGACGCTGAtggccgccacgaggtggaacgcGAAGCGCCAGCCCTCGACCCCGAAGATGGTGGTCGGCGCCAGCAGCAGGGCGGAGAAGCCCCCGATGATGGACCCGATGCTGCTGGTCAGCTGCAGCCACCCGAAGGCCGTGCCGCGGTGGTCGTCGTCGGTGGAGTCGGCCACCAGTGACTGGACCGCCGGTATGACGAGAGCTAGGCCGATGCCGT
Protein-coding sequences here:
- the LOC125556069 gene encoding uncharacterized protein LOC125556069 produces the protein MGPAVAPWEERRTLVLVNLASIMERADEALLPAVYREVGAALHATPTGLGALTLYRSIVQAACYPLAAYAASRHNRAHVIAVGAFLWAAATFLVAISETFLQVAISRGLNGIGLALVIPAVQSLVADSTDDDHRGTAFGWLQLTSSIGSIIGGFSALLLAPTTIFGVEGWRFAFHLVAAISVVVGALVWFFAVDPNFRTDVASAAEKRSAWDEARELLREAKSVIQIPTFQIFVAQGVSGSFPWSALSFLSMWLELIGFSHGDTAVYTTMFAVATSLGGLLGGKMGDALARRYPNAGRIVLSQISAGSAVPLAGILLLGLPDDPSTGLAHGLVLFVMGLIISWNAAATNSPIFAEIVPVKSRTSIYALDRSFESILASFAPPAVGFLSQHLYGFRLADGGAGKATAERDRENAASLAKALYTAITIPMTVCALIYSLLYRTYPRDRERARMQSLIGSELQHMELIEEGGDGDERFELFETEADDSDVGTKKLLANRES